The nucleotide window TAACGAGCAGCTAGAAACTTAGTTGACTGAATTCGTTACCATATCTGGTGTTGCTTGTGGTAAACACATCTCCCAAGTGAGAATTGATTAATGCAGAAGTGCATTAAAAGGGACCAGTGTCTCACACAGATTCGAAATCAATAGGTATTATATGAAGATTGGCCAGTCAACTTCTGATTCAAAGTTTTGGGTTTGAACCACAATTTCTGGACAAGCCTCTAGCATCCTAAGATACTTCTAATCCACTATTCCAGACTCACGGTCAGTTCCTTGAATTAGCTCCTAATAAGGTTTAAGCCCAAAACAATAACAATtataggaagaagaagaagaagaagaaaagcacaTAACTGGAAACGCGGTCGAAGACATCGGCGGCGGACTCGCCCTCGGGGAAGCGATAGAAGAACCTGCCGTACCTTTCCCGAGTCTCTTTGATCACTTTCATCCCCTCCTCCACTTGGAAGTTTCCAAAATCCTGCTCTCGGACACGACATTCCTCTCGGACCCCGAGGACCCGGCGCTTGGAGAAAGAGCGGCAGATCTCCTGGAGCGTGGATCGGGTGCGGAGGTAGGGGGAGACGTAGAAATAGAGGCGCCAGtgggaagaggaggaggatctgGAGATGAGGTGACGTAAGTTGGTTCCGGCGAGGCGAGCCTGGGCGAGGCCGGCCGGGGTAAGCGGGATTTGTGGGTCGGGAATCTTGGTGTAAGCGGAGGTGTCGAGGTTTCCAGCAGATTCGCCATGGCGAAGCAAGATTATGCGCTTGGGGAGGAGCAGTGGCTGCTTCTTGTGGTTGTGTTGCTGATAATGTTGGTCCGACATCTCTGAGAATGAAAAATCCTTTCAATCCAAGATTTGAGTGTTTGCTGGTTATGGCTTTCTTTAGCAGAGGAGTGACAGTGATGGGTATGTATTTGGGTATTTTACATGCATCTCTCGTTCCTATATATAGAAGGACTTGAACAACAGCAACCAGCTCCGATGATACAAGATCTAAAAGTAAATTTCA belongs to Juglans regia cultivar Chandler chromosome 8, Walnut 2.0, whole genome shotgun sequence and includes:
- the LOC109004540 gene encoding phosphoglycerate mutase-like protein AT74H; amino-acid sequence: MSDQHYQQHNHKKQPLLLPKRIILLRHGESAGNLDTSAYTKIPDPQIPLTPAGLAQARLAGTNLRHLISRSSSSSHWRLYFYVSPYLRTRSTLQEICRSFSKRRVLGVREECRVREQDFGNFQVEEGMKVIKETRERYGRFFYRFPEGESAADVFDRVSNFLESLWRDIEMNRLHHDHSHDLSLVIVSHGLTSRVFLMKWFKWTVEQFELLNNPGNCEFRVLELGNGGEYSLAIHHTEEEMREWGLDSEMIADQKWRAHGNRGASNDNCPCYLDTFFDHLADSDDNEYEDSDDKTPSDASSICA